The following are from one region of the Chromobacterium phragmitis genome:
- a CDS encoding ChaN family lipoprotein — protein MRVKRGMAAALLAAGLAACAAAPAEKPAGPPPGRIVDTASGRELSPDALLARLGSAEMLLVGEKHDNRQHHQIEVWLARRLAAARPQGSVLLEMLMPSQQPKVDEVKAWLQGDPSVRPSRVRELVAWQSGWPWALYGELAMTLLRAPYPLLAANLDREQMRAYYASRERPQGRASRDPRASSRLEEVIRGEHGGKMDEGMMASMLAAQQQRDRRMAERLLAAPKPAMLIAGAYHVLRDVGVPLHLADLAPGRPATVLVLAEEGVELGREQADYVWHTAKAGE, from the coding sequence ATGCGCGTGAAAAGAGGGATGGCCGCGGCGCTGCTGGCGGCAGGGCTGGCCGCATGCGCGGCGGCTCCGGCGGAGAAGCCGGCCGGCCCGCCGCCGGGACGGATCGTGGATACGGCCAGCGGCCGCGAGCTGAGTCCGGATGCGCTGCTGGCCAGGCTGGGGTCGGCGGAAATGCTGCTGGTGGGCGAAAAGCACGACAACCGCCAGCATCATCAAATAGAAGTCTGGCTTGCGCGCAGGCTGGCTGCGGCTCGTCCGCAGGGCAGCGTTTTGCTGGAGATGCTGATGCCCAGCCAGCAGCCCAAGGTGGACGAGGTGAAAGCCTGGCTGCAGGGCGATCCCAGCGTGCGGCCGTCGCGGGTGCGGGAACTGGTGGCCTGGCAGAGCGGCTGGCCGTGGGCGCTTTACGGCGAACTGGCGATGACGCTGCTGCGCGCGCCGTACCCGCTGCTGGCGGCCAATCTGGACCGCGAGCAGATGCGCGCCTACTACGCCAGCCGCGAGCGGCCGCAGGGGCGGGCGTCGCGCGATCCGCGGGCGTCGAGCCGGCTGGAGGAGGTGATCCGCGGCGAGCACGGGGGCAAGATGGATGAGGGCATGATGGCCTCCATGCTGGCCGCGCAGCAGCAGCGCGACCGGCGGATGGCGGAACGGCTGCTGGCCGCGCCCAAGCCGGCGATGCTGATCGCCGGCGCCTACCATGTGCTGCGCGATGTCGGCGTTCCGCTGCATCTGGCGGATCTGGCGCCGGGGCGGCCGGCGACGGTGCTGGTGCTGGCGGAGGAGGGCGTGGAGCTGGGCCGAGAGCAGGCGGACTACGTCTGGCACACCGCCAAAGCCGGTGAATGA
- a CDS encoding DUF1842 domain-containing protein — protein sequence MANQADRDQKSGLFIVNYNVFKSNQVGGYNLQLRLSVYPPARRVTGEAIITHATAQPLVFENQVQGHYEENGGNVELILQGVRQHHAQDQQGQQQQAHAHLREDFFFDGLLKGGWRAEHGSHGRYAFRLNGRWIEEIGQEIQQSEEQHNAHKALRLL from the coding sequence ATGGCCAACCAAGCAGATCGCGATCAGAAGTCCGGACTGTTCATCGTCAATTACAACGTATTCAAATCGAACCAGGTCGGCGGCTATAACCTGCAGCTGCGCCTGTCGGTTTACCCGCCGGCCCGCCGCGTCACCGGCGAAGCCATCATCACCCACGCCACCGCCCAGCCGCTGGTTTTCGAAAACCAGGTGCAAGGCCACTACGAGGAAAACGGCGGCAACGTCGAACTGATCCTGCAAGGCGTGCGCCAGCATCACGCCCAAGACCAGCAAGGCCAACAGCAGCAGGCTCACGCCCACCTGCGCGAAGATTTCTTCTTCGACGGCCTGCTGAAGGGAGGATGGCGCGCGGAGCACGGCTCCCACGGCCGCTACGCCTTCCGCCTGAACGGCCGCTGGATCGAGGAGATCGGCCAGGAAATCCAGCAGAGCGAGGAACAGCACAACGCCCATAAGGCGCTGCGCCTGCTCTAA
- a CDS encoding alpha/beta hydrolase, which translates to MSRSEAQSWSLDIALAQGGFDALHPEGKNTLLQLGHDPADFDAVFEQVKSGAMLPKAWAEVAARAERRAAHYERDGYRRTAADLYLRAAVMWGRAQYSIFDTADPRKAVLRARCNHCVERIGQLRDGRVRRVEIPFEGGAIHALLHLPDGEVRQAPAVILGPGMDMIKEDYLYAAERYYTSRGMAALSIEGPGQGESRAGGLAVTLDNYERALEAYAGYLAGLPEVDAGRIGMFGISMSGYWGMRAAAGETRLAALAAYEPVCGDFLTIFERAQPSFKKNYMYMSGYRDEALFDREMRDRMPLDALAADIRIPVLLGIGEFDELTPLEQAQACYRRIRAPKEMRVYENEFHPLGGVAAEIFRYGAEWLERALAGDPALREPGRDVRHYLRRDGHIGDGSAAPDWWQGADPTAE; encoded by the coding sequence ATGTCACGTTCAGAAGCGCAAAGCTGGTCGCTGGACATCGCGCTGGCGCAGGGCGGTTTCGACGCCCTGCATCCGGAAGGCAAGAACACCCTGCTGCAGCTGGGGCACGATCCGGCCGATTTCGACGCCGTGTTCGAACAGGTGAAAAGCGGCGCGATGCTGCCCAAGGCCTGGGCCGAGGTGGCGGCCCGCGCCGAGCGCCGCGCCGCCCACTACGAGCGCGACGGCTATCGCCGCACCGCCGCCGATCTCTACCTGCGCGCCGCGGTGATGTGGGGCCGCGCGCAGTATTCGATCTTCGACACCGCCGATCCGCGCAAGGCGGTGCTGCGCGCGCGCTGCAACCACTGCGTCGAACGCATCGGCCAACTGCGCGACGGCCGGGTGCGGCGAGTGGAGATTCCGTTCGAGGGCGGCGCCATCCACGCGCTGCTGCACCTGCCGGACGGCGAAGTCCGCCAGGCGCCGGCGGTGATCCTCGGCCCCGGCATGGACATGATCAAGGAAGACTACCTGTACGCCGCCGAGCGCTACTACACCTCGCGCGGCATGGCGGCGCTGTCGATAGAGGGTCCCGGCCAGGGCGAAAGCCGCGCCGGCGGCCTGGCGGTGACGCTGGACAACTACGAGCGGGCGCTGGAAGCCTACGCCGGCTACCTGGCCGGGCTGCCCGAAGTGGACGCCGGCCGCATCGGCATGTTCGGCATCAGCATGAGCGGCTACTGGGGCATGCGCGCCGCCGCAGGCGAAACCCGGCTGGCCGCGCTGGCCGCCTACGAGCCGGTATGCGGCGACTTTCTCACCATCTTCGAGCGCGCCCAGCCCAGCTTCAAGAAAAACTACATGTATATGAGCGGCTACCGTGACGAGGCCCTTTTCGACCGAGAGATGCGCGACCGCATGCCGCTGGACGCGCTGGCCGCCGACATCCGCATACCCGTGCTGCTGGGCATAGGCGAGTTCGACGAGCTGACGCCGCTGGAACAGGCGCAGGCCTGCTACCGGCGCATCCGCGCGCCCAAGGAAATGCGCGTCTACGAGAACGAGTTCCATCCGCTGGGCGGCGTGGCGGCCGAGATCTTCCGTTACGGCGCGGAATGGCTGGAACGGGCGCTGGCCGGCGATCCGGCATTGCGCGAGCCGGGCCGGGACGTCCGCCACTACCTGCGCCGCGACGGCCATATCGGCGACGGCAGCGCCGCGCCGGACTGGTGGCAGGGCGCGGACCCGACGGCAGAGTAA
- a CDS encoding superoxide dismutase, whose product MSHPQPESGRRDFLLAAAGALAALALPALPAVARASSAHALPPLPYPENALEPVISARTMGFHYGKHHKAYLDNLAKLTAGRDYADLSLEDIIARSAKQAGDAAIFNNAAQLWNHSFYWSSLRPKGGGMPPQKLREMMDASFGGVDACKQQLAGAAISQFGSGWAWLVQDGDKLRVVKTGNADNPITAGLTPLLNVDVWEHAYYLDYQNRRADYVNAALDKLINWEFAQQNLKA is encoded by the coding sequence ATGTCCCATCCGCAACCCGAATCCGGCCGCCGCGATTTCCTGCTCGCCGCCGCCGGCGCGCTGGCCGCCCTGGCGCTGCCCGCTCTGCCCGCCGTCGCCCGCGCCTCGTCGGCCCACGCGCTGCCGCCGCTGCCCTATCCGGAAAACGCGCTGGAGCCGGTGATCTCCGCCCGCACCATGGGCTTCCACTACGGCAAGCACCACAAGGCCTATCTGGACAACCTGGCCAAACTCACCGCCGGCCGCGACTACGCCGATCTGTCGCTGGAAGACATCATCGCCCGCTCCGCCAAGCAGGCCGGCGACGCCGCCATCTTCAACAACGCCGCCCAGCTGTGGAACCACTCGTTTTATTGGAGCAGCCTGCGTCCCAAAGGCGGCGGCATGCCGCCGCAGAAGCTGCGCGAGATGATGGACGCGTCCTTCGGCGGCGTGGACGCCTGTAAGCAGCAGCTGGCCGGCGCCGCCATTTCCCAGTTCGGCAGCGGCTGGGCCTGGCTGGTTCAGGACGGCGACAAACTGAGGGTGGTGAAAACCGGCAACGCCGACAATCCGATCACCGCCGGCCTGACGCCGCTGTTGAACGTGGACGTGTGGGAACACGCCTACTATCTGGACTACCAGAACCGCCGCGCCGACTACGTCAACGCGGCGCTGGACAAGCTGATCAACTGGGAATTCGCCCAGCAGAACCTCAAAGCCTGA
- the tpx gene encoding thiol peroxidase, which produces MAIVTLRGNPVEVAGKLPAKGEQAPALQLTGGDLAEATLASFAGKRKILNIFPSVDTPTCAMSVRKFNEKAAALADTVVLCVSADLPFAQKRFCGAEGIENVVTLSTFRNPAFAEAYGVKLASGPLAGLTARAVVVVDADDKVLHSQLVAEIADEPDYEAALATL; this is translated from the coding sequence ATGGCAATCGTAACCCTGCGCGGCAATCCGGTGGAAGTGGCGGGCAAGCTGCCGGCCAAGGGCGAACAGGCTCCGGCGCTGCAACTGACCGGCGGCGACCTGGCAGAGGCGACGCTGGCAAGCTTCGCCGGCAAGCGCAAGATCCTCAACATCTTCCCCAGCGTGGATACCCCGACCTGCGCGATGTCGGTGCGCAAGTTCAACGAGAAGGCCGCCGCGCTGGCCGACACCGTGGTGCTGTGCGTGTCCGCCGACCTGCCGTTCGCGCAGAAGCGCTTCTGCGGCGCCGAGGGCATCGAGAACGTGGTGACCCTGTCCACCTTCCGCAATCCGGCCTTCGCCGAGGCTTACGGCGTCAAGCTGGCCTCCGGCCCGCTGGCCGGCCTGACCGCCCGCGCCGTGGTGGTGGTGGATGCCGACGACAAGGTGCTGCATAGCCAGCTGGTGGCCGAGATCGCCGACGAGCCGGACTACGAGGCCGCGCTGGCCACGCTGTAA
- a CDS encoding DUF2399 domain-containing protein has protein sequence MLLSDLDMGAFVREKSTRGDRLAPRLPAGAQPLLGLDELQWQTLRSWLKPTGESSKWTWLIENSQVNEWLHCESLLCRLLQAGWCELIRHAGKGAAQNHYLPYKVVWRDKEGLRRALGWSNQPEKEDLKRQWSLWQPRHPWLQEIAATCRQMSMQVDTSRRRLRLLQGLDDWLGEERFGTERQFSQVVFQHTKALAKADKEWLAETGLDLEACGISPHTPYFYLAACLDCYDDEGLLLRSSLLRQGNALPAETVRDIKQVSGLVREIQVVENFSVFQTLTRQLVAEVADVLVVWVPGQPHSRWRKAFSHLVSLCDAPVYVACDLDPAGVAIALQVGQLVQEQGQAWQPWRMHVDDEKLREYNWPLEGSDRRHIQSLFKQSLPDELKRLLEAMERTGYKLEQEILFLE, from the coding sequence ATGCTGTTATCTGATCTCGATATGGGTGCTTTTGTGCGCGAAAAGAGCACACGCGGGGATAGGCTGGCACCACGCCTGCCTGCGGGCGCGCAGCCATTATTGGGGTTGGATGAGTTGCAGTGGCAGACTTTACGGTCTTGGCTCAAGCCGACTGGCGAATCATCCAAATGGACGTGGTTGATTGAGAACAGCCAAGTGAATGAGTGGCTGCATTGCGAGAGCCTGCTGTGCCGACTGTTGCAGGCGGGTTGGTGCGAGCTGATTCGCCATGCCGGAAAGGGCGCGGCTCAGAACCACTACCTTCCTTACAAAGTGGTTTGGCGCGATAAGGAAGGACTGCGGCGTGCTTTGGGTTGGTCCAATCAGCCAGAGAAAGAGGACTTGAAAAGGCAGTGGTCGCTGTGGCAGCCCAGACATCCCTGGTTGCAGGAGATCGCAGCCACTTGTCGACAGATGTCGATGCAAGTGGATACGTCTCGTCGAAGGCTGCGTTTGCTGCAGGGGCTGGATGATTGGCTTGGCGAGGAGCGCTTCGGCACCGAGCGCCAGTTTTCTCAAGTCGTTTTCCAGCATACCAAGGCCTTGGCCAAAGCCGATAAAGAATGGTTGGCCGAGACCGGCCTGGATCTGGAGGCCTGCGGCATCTCTCCGCATACCCCCTACTTTTATCTGGCAGCCTGCTTGGATTGCTATGACGATGAGGGCTTGTTGCTTCGCTCCAGCTTGTTGCGGCAAGGCAATGCTTTGCCAGCTGAGACCGTGCGGGATATCAAGCAGGTATCGGGCCTCGTCCGAGAAATACAGGTGGTGGAAAACTTTAGCGTATTCCAGACCTTGACCCGGCAGCTTGTGGCTGAGGTGGCTGACGTCCTTGTCGTCTGGGTGCCGGGGCAGCCGCACAGCCGCTGGCGCAAGGCGTTCAGCCATCTGGTCAGTCTGTGCGATGCGCCGGTCTACGTCGCGTGCGACTTGGATCCTGCCGGTGTCGCCATAGCGTTGCAGGTAGGGCAGCTGGTTCAGGAGCAGGGCCAGGCATGGCAGCCTTGGCGTATGCACGTTGATGACGAGAAACTGCGGGAATACAACTGGCCGCTGGAAGGCTCTGATAGACGCCATATTCAGAGCCTGTTCAAACAATCATTGCCTGATGAGTTAAAGAGGCTGCTAGAAGCCATGGAGAGAACCGGGTACAAACTGGAACAGGAGATTCTATTTCTTGAATAG
- a CDS encoding MarR family winged helix-turn-helix transcriptional regulator, whose product MSTMPREDASPAEMEESPRRQALARLSRAAYSLSAADARLRGRATRQAGALSLSHARVLRILAEEGALPVARLAELTETTGAGVTQLVNGLSEQGYVEKAKSLADKRSVLVQLTELGLARHRERERLLAEVLDSALREMDDAALDDAAAVLRALGGVYDRL is encoded by the coding sequence ATGTCAACAATGCCGCGAGAAGACGCCTCGCCCGCAGAAATGGAAGAAAGCCCGCGCCGGCAGGCGCTGGCGAGGCTGAGCCGCGCCGCCTACAGCCTGAGCGCCGCCGACGCGCGGCTGCGCGGCCGCGCCACGCGCCAGGCCGGCGCGCTTTCCCTATCGCACGCCAGGGTGCTGCGGATACTGGCCGAGGAGGGCGCGCTGCCTGTAGCGCGGCTGGCTGAACTGACCGAGACTACCGGCGCAGGGGTCACCCAACTCGTGAATGGCTTGAGCGAGCAGGGTTATGTGGAGAAGGCGAAGTCGCTGGCCGACAAGCGTTCGGTGCTGGTGCAACTGACTGAACTGGGCCTGGCGCGCCATCGCGAGCGCGAACGCCTGCTGGCGGAAGTGCTGGATAGCGCGCTGCGGGAGATGGATGACGCGGCCCTGGACGACGCCGCCGCCGTATTGCGGGCCTTGGGCGGCGTCTACGACCGATTGTGA